The Lolium rigidum isolate FL_2022 chromosome 1, APGP_CSIRO_Lrig_0.1, whole genome shotgun sequence region GTGACATGAGGAGATCAAAGTGGGGCATCATGAGGAAGGAGAGATGGAGCCACACCGAATATTGTGTCTGTTTTTGTCTGAAGGCCCTCACTATGTCCTGCACGTTCGCCATCCCAAGTTCGCTGGTGTTCTCCCCGTCTCACCACCATTTTTTTCCTGCAAAGCTGCCTCGCCTCGCCGGAATCCGTATTGGTCACGTCGCCGGCGCCGCAGAAAGTCAATTATATCATAGAAAAATCACGTATATATGTCTCGATGGACTACATCTGAGCTTTTGGTGCTTCAGCTGAACAACCTTACTGTATGGATGGATATtactgatgttttttttttttttgcttccaatCATATGGGGAAATCACTTCAGATGAGTATCTTGCATATATATTACTGTAGTAAGTATGTTGTCGTCCTTGGTCCATATGGAAATATACCATTGTTCTGGTTGTAAATAACTATTTCATGACACCATCTGATCTGGTTGCAAGAGCACATGCTCATAATCTCCAAGTGTGATATTTGTTTGCATTCCTTACATTAGTTTGGAGTTGCTACTTGCATGAAGTAGTAAGTACAAGTTGTGCTGATTTTCTATGCATTCACTAATACTCTTGTGAGACCAACATAAATTTAGACCACCTAGGAAAGAATTAGGTTGCAATGGAGTCACAAAGCAAATATTTATACCATTAGGGCATTAAATCTTCTATAACTTCTCTTGATTCCCGGAGGAACAAATTGTTGCCCTACTACATTGCCACGTATATTTTCCTGCCAAGTAGTGGTTTGTACCGTGACTGCTATTAAATTGCACCTTCTTGTTTTACATATACAACAAAAATGAGAATCAATTCCTGCACTTTAACTTTCATCGGGATCTGATGATGAGTTCTGGATAAACATTGTGGGGTTTGACGGCTTTCTTCACAGATTTCACTAGAATCTAACGCCAGTACCAGGAACTGATATCTCCGCACCCTTCCATGTTTATTTCACGTTCTAGGATTTTTTGTGGTTTATCTAAGAACAAAAACACATTGCATATTTCCATTTGTATCTGTTAATGCTCTTcatggaaaatagaaaaaaaatgatcCATGATAAATAGCAATATAAACGGATGGCTAAAAGGGTAGAGAAAATCATGTTGAAAACATATTTCCATTTTTAGTATGTACATGACTTTCCatgggagatcttcatccccattTACACTGAACTTaaattgttttaaaaatcattgtACTCTTTCATCTGTTCGGGGCTTCATGCTGCTCTCTTGCCACAGACGCCAGGATTGATTTCCTGCGTGGTCGGAAATCACATTTACAATTCCATTATTTCCTTCTATTATTATCTCTTAACTCTCCGTTGAACTTCTCATGATATCTTGGACCTCAACATTGATTAATCTTGCATTTAATTTAAAAACCTAAATCAAACTAAGTTATGGCTCCACTTGTGTCTTACCATTTTTATGTAGTTATTACATCAAATTCTAAATGCAAGCTTACTTTTTCTATTGATGCATGGATATTTAATTTTTGAAAGAGATTCATAGAAAAATTCCTATCATGTAAAAAAGAATGGAATAGCTCTTTGAATAAAATCAAGGAATTACTTCTAGAGATGGAATAGCTCACAATACTTAAACTCCTTGGAAGCCACATGTTATTTGGGTCCTTGATTTTCTATCCATATGATGTTAAATTATGCTAACTGAAAGTTTTGATTGTTAAAGTTTCTATATATAAGTAAATATTTACATGCAAAGTATGTTATGATGTACTACATATGGGGCGACGGAAATTTTCAATGAAATGTGGCAACGCACACGAATTCAACTAGTACAAATAATATCAAAGATGACTGTCTGCTCATATAttgattcaaaaaaatcaaacaacACATCTCAAAcaataattcaaatttaaatacatTTTTTGCAATATTCCAAAAAATACACAAAATTGTGCACTAGATGGCATGAACATAAACTACTAGTTTTCATGATGTGCACACATGTGCTCAACTAGATCATCAAGAAGTTGACGGTGCATGGATTGGCCGATGCATAtcgaacttaccgagctcaccgacgatgtcTGAGGAGCCGGAGGAGCATTAGCAATGATCCTCTCTTGTGTCAAGTAGAACATGGCCTCGACCTCATATGCGTGTTGGCGTTCGCCTGCATCTGAAAGGCTAGCGTGGCGGCCACCCTCGTGGCAGGTTCGGCCTTCTGCTGGGTTTGCTTCAACTTGAAATTGGCGGGTTGGTCATGTCGCTTGACGGCCTAGATGAATTTCTCCTATGGTGTCAACAACTTCTTTGGCACCTTCGCCTTATTATCGCCGTCGGTGGAGGTCTCGTCGCCGGCAGAGCGGTGATTGCGGTGGAATCCTAGGCTTCCAAGGcggcgacatcgacaaggacttcCATGACTGGGTAGTTTTTTTTATTGCTTTAGTTCGAATACGATTTTGAGAGTGGCGGGAGCGAAAGTGGTTTCTATTCCACTGGTGGGAAGGCCATGTAAGACACaggggaggacacgcaaagtcgtcataGCGTCTACGCATACGCATTCATGACAGAAATTTGAACCGTCTTTAAGTCTCGAAAAATATTCCAATCAATTTGCGTCCCGCTGCTGAGTAGGAGTTTAGATCAATATTTCGGCCTGCGCGTGTGTAAATAGTTATTTTACTTCTATTTTAAATCTCCATATCGCGATAATTTCGCAGCAGTAGGGTGAATTACCATTCACAAGAAGAGTCAATCCTGCGTTGGTCAACGTTTTGACTTCCGTTTGCGTCAGGCCCGTGGAGACACCCGGACGGGAGCGGTGGAGGAGCGGGAAGGAAGCCTGTTGCATTGAGTAGTTAGTTctcaaagaaatccatttatggtcccaggaacggcggcgttgACCATCGAATGCGATGGCCAccgcgacgccgacgccgacgccgacgccgacgccgacgcaggCCTTCTTCTTCCCACTGAACTCAGCTCGCCACCTCTCTTCTCCTCGTACCGCCGGTGCCCGTAGCAGCTGCAGCGCCACCACTACCCCGCTTTGCCACACATCCCGACGCCGCCGCCCGACGTCACTCCTCCGAGCCCTGCCCCATGGTGTTTCCCTGCCCCTCATTGCCGCCTCCGACCACTGGGGCAACTGGACCGTCctcctcgccaccgccgccctggGCATCTGGTCCGAGAACAACACCCGCGCGGGGAAggccaaggaaaaaaatagcgggcTATTTGATTTAGCGGACACCTCGTCCAGAAGCTATTGAAGCTATAGCGGCGCTATAGCGGAAGCTAAACCATTTAGCGGTTTTCTCAATAAAAGCAATATATGTCATAGAGACAAAAAAATTGCAGCATACATATCAtggataataatatttttttttgtcttcATGATTATTGCATAGCTTATAATGCGCTACGGATCTAAACTAGATATGCCAATTCTATCTACAATCCTTATTTCTAAAAAAATTACATGGGATGAAATGAAATGGAATTGAATAGGCAGAGAAGTATGTAATAGGAAGGAAAGACGTAACAATTCTAGTGTTTGAACATACAATCAAGCTTCTATGTACAAATTATTTTGGAGATTATAGTGTCTGACAGCTGAAACAATTCACCATGGAACAAAGAGTAAATGAAAAAGGTGCAGAAACAATCCAGCCTGAGTTTCGGACGTGGTCGGTCATCTCGATTCAGCCCGTGACTCCCAAGCCAAGGCGTCGTGTAATGGGCGCAGCAGCCCGATGAAAATATGTATTGGGCTTCAAATTCTAGTGGCATGGGACAATTATGTTTGTGGCGCTATAGCTCCTCTAGAGGCTACACTATTTAGCAGTAATTAGCGGCGCTTTAGCGGACATAGCGCCTATAGCGGAAGAAACAGGCTTAGCGTCGCGGAAGGATGTCTGAGAAGCTATAACGGTGCTATAGCGAAGCTATAGccagctatttttttccttggggAAGGCCCTCAGCGGCGCGCTCGTAACCGTGCTCCTCGGCCTCGCCGCCAGCACCGCCGGCCTCGTCGCCGCGGACGCCCCCGCCTACCGCGTCGTGTACGACTACCTCCTCCCGCTCGCCGTCCCGCTCCTcctcttcaccgccgacctccgcCGCGTCCTCCGCTCCACcggcgccctcctcctcgccTTCCTCCTCGGATCCGGTACACTACCTGCTTGCCTCCTCTCGATCTGCAGTTTCAATCTATCAGGTCGACTAATGAATCGATCTTGGCAGTGGCGACAACGATCGGCACGGTTGTGGCCTTCCTGCTCGTGCCCATGCGATCGCTGGGAAATGATAACTGGAAGATTGCGGCCGCTCTCATGAGCCGACATATAGGAGGAGGCCAGTCCTCACTTCACTCGCTCGTTAGCTAACTCGAGAGATACTTTTCATATTTCCTAGTACTAACAAACTTGCATTGCTCCACATCACAACATATTGATAAGGGGAAAACTACTCTCACTAACTAAAGTCTATTGTGTTGTGTTAACTGGCTTCGTTTTCGTCCTTCAGCTGTCAACTACGTTGCTGTTTCAGAAGCTCTCCAGGTTTCTCCATCAGTGTTGGCTGCAGGACTAGCTGCTGACAATGTCATCTGCGCACTCTATTTTACTACGCTTTTCGCATTAGCTGCTAAGATTCCAGCAGAAACGATGCAGTCCATAGGTCAGTCACATTCTCATGTTCACAGTTATTTTACATATTTCGCCAGTTCAAATCTTAACTTGTCCTAATTTGTTCGAAATCCTCCAGAAGAAGGAAAAACCAAGGTCTCAAAACTTCAGTTCTTCTGATATTTATATGAAATGAATAAGATCAGTCTGCTTTACCTTCACTCATTACTGACCTAGAATACAATCTAAACGATGTAGATATTTTTATGCACTTCAGGAGATAGCGAACCTACTACAGCTGGTGGTGATAAGTTGCCTGTTTTGCAAAGTGCAACAGCATTGGCTGTGTCCTTTGCGATATGCAAAGCAGGCAAATATATGACGAGCTTGCTGGGCATACAAGGGGGAAGCCTTCCCTGCATAACAGCAATCGTCGTATCATTGGCAACATTGTTTCCCTCTCACATCGGAAAGCTTGCTCCTTCAGGCGAGGCCTTGGCAGTGATTCTGATGCAGGCAAGTACTTGCTCTGTCTGAGCTTTGCTCGGTTCGAAATGCTGCAACTAAGCTATTTAGGGTTTTGCTTCCTCCCTCCTGACAATGAATGTTGTAGGTGTTCTTTGCTGTTGTGGGTGCTAATGGAAGCATCAGTAATGTCATCAACACGACTCCCGGCATATTTGCGTTCGCGTTCGTGCAGATCACTGTGCATCTGCTGCTGATTATGGGTGCTGGGAACCTGCTTGGATTTGAGGACAAGCTATTGCTGATAGCGTCAAATGCAAATGTAGGCGGCCCGACCACGGCATGCGGGATGGCCACCACGAAGGGCTGGACTTCTTTGATGGTTCCAGGGATTCTAGCTGGCATTTTTGGAATTGCCATCGCTACTTTCCTCGGGATCGCTTTCGGTGTGTTTGTCCTCCAACACATGTAATGTACTTTTTTTTCAATCTGGTAGTAGAGCTTGTCTCCGATCAGCCATCTATTTTCACAGTCGCCTTGTCCTTTTTAGTTTTGTTGTCGCTGAAACTGAGTTCCTTCACCGATGATGGGAATAGACATTCAGAATGGGCCATGGATTAAGGGTCTAGAAAAAAAATCTTGAGAGGTCAAATAGACTCTTCGAAATTGTGTTGTGAATGCACTGCACTGATACATGGTCATGAAACTGCCAAGTGAATGATTTACACCGGGGAGTTGTTTTTTGCTGGGGGATAGATAAATCTTGAGATGTAGCTAGAATATGAATTGATTAGATTACAAAAATAGCTCGGATGTTCCTAAACATAAGGAAAATATATAAAAACTGCGAGGAACCATTTACACCAGCCAATAGTTTAGCGATCTCCATACCCCAACCATGGTAAGCAAAGATATCATCACTAAAAGAGCCAGCATAGCGACCGCACAACAGAAACAGTTGGCCATCTTGCTGTTTCTGAAGATGGCTCTCCAGGTGCACGGTTTCCATTCTGTAGGAGTCCTTGGCGAACATTTTGAGCAGAATGCTGTTTGAGCCGCTGCGTGAGACCAGCTCCATGAGGCAGATTAATATGTTCCAATGTGTTATCTGAAGGACGAAGTTACCAAAAGCTCAGCTGTAGTTCAGGATGGTACAACATTGATTGGTTCTAACATCCTATTTCAACACTAAAAGTTCATTACCATTAAAAGATAAATGTTGGAGCTTGTCTGTAACTTCCACCGAAGAAACTACTTGAGTGGGGATGTTATTCCCTCTGTCCTGCATATGCATCAGATCTCCCGCCTAAGAAAGGCCTTATTATTCCAGCAGAGTACTATATaagtaaatagtaaatagacttggCTCTGATCAACCTTCGGTTTTCATGGTCGCTTAAACTTGTTGCTGAAACCAACTTGTTCTGCTGATGGGAATGATTCCAACACATTCAAAATGGGTCATGCATAGAGGAtttggatcaaagaaaaaaaaattcaaatagaCCCTTTCAAGTTGTGTTGTGGGTGCACTTCACTGATATGATCATGAAACTGCCAAGTGAATCATTTACACTGGGAAGTTGTAAGTAGCTCGAATGTGAATTGACCACATTACAAAAATAGCTCTGATGTTCCTAAACTTGAGAAAGATATATACAAGCAGTGAGGAACCATTTACACCAGCCAGTAGTTCAGTGATCTCCATACCCCAACCAAGATAAGCAAAGGTGCCATCACAAGGAGAGCCAGCCATAGTGACCGCAAAACAGTACTTGTAGGCCGTTTTGTTGTTTCTGAAGGTGCCTCTCGAGGAGCATGGTTGCCGTTCTGCAGGAGTCCTTGGCGCACATTTTGAGCAGAATCTTGTTTGATCCTCTGCGAGAGACCAGCTCCACGAGTCAGATTAATGTGGTCTAATATGTTATCTGCAGGGAGAATTAACCAAAATCTCAGATCCAGCTCAGGATTGTAAAACATGGATTCATTCTACCATCCTGTTTCAACACTAAAAAGTTTATTACCGTTAAATGATAAATGTTGCAGCTTGTCTGTAACTTCCACCGGAGAAACTACTTGAGTAGGGATGTTATGCCCTCTGTCCTGAATATGCATCAGATCTCCAGCCTGAGCAAGGCAATATTATTCCACCGAGTACCATATGAGTAAATACTAAATAAATTATAGATAATTAGAGTCATACCGTAGTTTGGGAATCTAGATTGATATGATCCTCGCCATGGTTGTTGGATGAACTTCCTGTGCTACAACACGATCCAGCTTCATCTTCGCTTTCCAAATGAGATGTCAATATAGGCTGAGAGGTAGATGCCCTCTGAACATCGCGCACAAGACGGATCCTTCTTGCAGCAGTACCATGTTGCGGGTCTATGAATTCTGGACTTGTGGACTGCTGTGAAGGTGCCGCTGCCCAACCCCCTTGTCCATTGGAGACATTTGAATCTATCATGTCACCTCTGCTTGGTTCTGTCACAGAATCCAACAAATGTTGGGGATAATGAGACCATGAGCCTGAGCTCCCGGCATAGAAGACTCCACTATCATATGATTCTGTCTGAGGATGAAATGCGGGCTGTAGTTCACATTGGGTGTGATAGTGGGATGCAATGCTGTTTGAGTTGTCATTCGATGCAACTACAGGTATAGGACATGAGTCGGCATTTCCAGTGTCCTTTTTGGCATAGGCTGGATTAAGCAACATGTCTTGCAGATCTTGCTCAGCTATGATACTGTCCATATATGGTGAGAAGTCTTGCTCGCCCATGTTGCCAACGAAAGGGTGATCCGTGTAAGGACGCATCGGAGAACTGATGGTAGGGAATCCATCATATCTTTGCTCAGCTTGTAGGTCTGGAAGCTGGGTTAACACATCCAGAAAAGCAGCTTCCTGCATTTTATGACAAAGAAAATATTTTCTCATTAAATGAGACACAGAACAGAGTGAAGCAAATGCAGGAAAATAAGCAAGTAATTCACCTGAGCTTTTGCCTGTTCTGTGTCACCATCGGTTGTAAGAAGATGGGCCGTGGAGTGAACCTTAGTTAATTTTGTTGCAGTAAGTTGGCTCAAATCAGATGGTGAAGTTGTGTCTTCTATCGTGGAGATTGTGGCCGCGTCGTCAGCGTGTAGCAGGGTGCCTCGAGACGATGTGGATGGAGACTCCGAATTGGAGCCTGGGGTTTCTTCGTCGTGCTTGTTAAACAGGCGGTAGAGAACGAAGCTACCCTGAACAAACACAGAATACGATTGGATAGTCATCAAGCCATATATATGGTTTCTGTTGCAAGTATGTCTTGTGTCCTATTGTTATGGCAAACTGAGTCTTGTAAGCTGGCACATCCACAACAGAAATAATAAATAAGAAACAAGTGATGAAATGAAATGCAATCTTTCTCAAAACAACTGAATGAATGGAAGCAAAGCAAAACAAGAGAGGGGATTCGATTTGCTTACGTTTTGGCCCGATTCGAAGTGGGGCTCGGTGGTGCGGTACTCGTGCATGATCCAGGCGGTGCGGTGGCCGCGCGGCGCCCTCCCGCGGTGGAAGACGAGGGTCTTCTTGATGCCGATGAGGGCACCTTTTGGGGAGCGGATGAGGCGGTCCTTGCCGGTGGCCTTCCAGTAGCCGGCGGCTGTGGAGCGGTTGGAGCGGGGGTTCTTGCCTGGGTACTTGGGGCGGTCGCGGTGGGCGAAGAAGAACCACTCGGGATCGTCGGACTTGATGACGGACCTGGCGGGGAGGTCCCAGGGCTCCACGGTGGCCAGGTCCACGTCGGGGATCACCAGGAGGTCCGGGTGGGGACGCCCGGCGAT contains the following coding sequences:
- the LOC124704490 gene encoding uncharacterized membrane protein YjcL-like, whose amino-acid sequence is MATATPTPTPTPTPTQAFFFPLNSARHLSSPRTAGARSSCSATTTPLCHTSRRRRPTSLLRALPHGVSLPLIAASDHWGNWTVLLATAALGIWSENNTRAGKALSGALVTVLLGLAASTAGLVAADAPAYRVVYDYLLPLAVPLLLFTADLRRVLRSTGALLLAFLLGSVATTIGTVVAFLLVPMRSLGNDNWKIAAALMSRHIGGAVNYVAVSEALQVSPSVLAAGLAADNVICALYFTTLFALAAKIPAETMQSIGDSEPTTAGGDKLPVLQSATALAVSFAICKAGKYMTSLLGIQGGSLPCITAIVVSLATLFPSHIGKLAPSGEALAVILMQVFFAVVGANGSISNVINTTPGIFAFAFVQITVHLLLIMGAGNLLGFEDKLLLIASNANVGGPTTACGMATTKGWTSLMVPGILAGIFGIAIATFLGIAFGVFVLQHM
- the LOC124684978 gene encoding uncharacterized protein LOC124684978 isoform X1 — protein: MEEAAPAPAPAVLPVGFRFRPTDEELVRHYLKAKIAGRPHPDLLVIPDVDLATVEPWDLPARSVIKSDDPEWFFFAHRDRPKYPGKNPRSNRSTAAGYWKATGKDRLIRSPKGALIGIKKTLVFHRGRAPRGHRTAWIMHEYRTTEPHFESGQNGSFVLYRLFNKHDEETPGSNSESPSTSSRGTLLHADDAATISTIEDTTSPSDLSQLTATKLTKVHSTAHLLTTDGDTEQAKAQEAAFLDVLTQLPDLQAEQRYDGFPTISSPMRPYTDHPFVGNMGEQDFSPYMDSIIAEQDLQDMLLNPAYAKKDTGNADSCPIPVVASNDNSNSIASHYHTQCELQPAFHPQTESYDSGVFYAGSSGSWSHYPQHLLDSVTEPSRGDMIDSNVSNGQGGWAAAPSQQSTSPEFIDPQHGTAARRIRLVRDVQRASTSQPILTSHLESEDEAGSCCSTGSSSNNHGEDHINLDSQTTAGDLMHIQDRGHNIPTQVVSPVEVTDKLQHLSFNEDQTRFCSKCAPRTPAERQPCSSRGTFRNNKTAYKYCFAVTMAGSPCDGTFAYLGWGMEITELLAGVNGSSLLVYIFLKFRNIRAIFVMWSIHIRATYNFPV
- the LOC124684978 gene encoding uncharacterized protein LOC124684978 isoform X2, whose amino-acid sequence is MEEAAPAPAPAVLPVGFRFRPTDEELVRHYLKAKIAGRPHPDLLVIPDVDLATVEPWDLPARSVIKSDDPEWFFFAHRDRPKYPGKNPRSNRSTAAGYWKATGKDRLIRSPKGALIGIKKTLVFHRGRAPRGHRTAWIMHEYRTTEPHFESGQNGSFVLYRLFNKHDEETPGSNSESPSTSSRGTLLHADDAATISTIEDTTSPSDLSQLTATKLTKVHSTAHLLTTDGDTEQAKAQEAAFLDVLTQLPDLQAEQRYDGFPTISSPMRPYTDHPFVGNMGEQDFSPYMDSIIAEQDLQDMLLNPAYAKKDTGNADSCPIPVVASNDNSNSIASHYHTQCELQPAFHPQTESYDSGVFYAGSSGSWSHYPQHLLDSVTEPSRGDMIDSNVSNGQGGWAAAPSQQSTSPEFIDPQHGTAARRIRLVRDVQRASTSQPILTSHLESEDEAGSCCSTGSSSNNHGEDHINLDSQTTAGDLMHIQDRGHNIPTQVVSPVEVTDKLQHLSFNDNILDHINLTRGAGLSQRIKQDSAQNVRQGLLQNGNHAPREAPSETTKRPTSTVLRSLWLALLVMAPLLILVGVWRSLNYWLV